One part of the Streptomyces nigra genome encodes these proteins:
- a CDS encoding dihydrofolate reductase family protein, translating to MSELLVDFITSLDGCASGEGWPGFWGLEGPEYLGWLGEQPKATYLMGANTYRLMSGFAAGEVPASQDEFRPEEEASVDELTQAPKVVFSASLEEPLSWANSTLVRGDAVEAVRALKSEGSGLLSTIGSLSLSRSLLRAGLVDRFRVVMFPVITGATGAERIYDGYPDVALEMIDHRTFDGRIQLVEYRPRVLEHPPLGVPG from the coding sequence ATGTCGGAGCTTCTGGTCGATTTCATCACTTCGCTGGATGGCTGTGCGTCGGGGGAGGGGTGGCCCGGGTTCTGGGGTCTGGAGGGCCCGGAGTACCTCGGATGGCTCGGGGAACAGCCGAAGGCCACCTACTTGATGGGGGCGAACACCTACCGACTGATGTCGGGATTCGCGGCAGGGGAGGTGCCGGCCAGCCAGGACGAGTTCAGGCCCGAGGAGGAGGCGTCCGTCGACGAGCTCACGCAGGCGCCGAAGGTGGTGTTCTCCGCCTCCCTGGAGGAGCCGCTGTCGTGGGCGAATTCCACGCTCGTGCGTGGCGACGCTGTCGAGGCGGTACGCGCCTTGAAGTCGGAAGGTTCGGGTCTGCTGAGCACGATCGGCAGTCTGAGCCTGTCCCGGTCGCTGCTGCGGGCGGGACTCGTCGACCGTTTCCGGGTGGTGATGTTCCCGGTGATCACCGGAGCCACGGGAGCGGAGCGTATCTATGACGGTTACCCGGATGTGGCCCTGGAGATGATCGATCACCGTACTTTCGATGGCCGTATCCAGTTGGTCGAGTACAGACCGCGGGTCCTCGAGCACCCGCCGCTCGGCGTCCCCGGGTGA
- a CDS encoding haloacid dehalogenase type II: MTRVLAFDVNETLLDLKALDRPFQELFGTSGLRPQWFAQMLQLSFIGGVTGSYVDFTTAQRAAFHMIARREGTELTENQIEATVALMRSLPPHPEVPPALERLAATPLHLVALTNSVQDVAEQQLTNAGIRTLFDRVMSADTVRRLKPAPEPYLAVAAAFDVVPGDVRLVAAHSWDVTGALRAGCKAAFLQRPGTVLSPIGPQPDIVADNLEVLVDLIIERDCG; the protein is encoded by the coding sequence GTGACCCGAGTGCTGGCTTTCGATGTCAACGAGACGCTGCTGGATCTCAAAGCACTGGACCGGCCTTTTCAGGAACTCTTCGGCACCTCGGGACTCAGACCGCAATGGTTCGCCCAGATGCTGCAGTTGTCCTTCATCGGCGGCGTCACCGGCTCCTATGTCGACTTCACCACGGCCCAGCGAGCAGCCTTCCACATGATCGCCCGACGTGAAGGGACAGAGCTGACCGAGAACCAGATCGAGGCCACGGTGGCCCTCATGCGCTCACTGCCACCGCATCCCGAGGTGCCCCCGGCCCTCGAGCGGCTTGCAGCCACCCCCCTGCACCTGGTGGCGCTGACGAATTCCGTGCAGGACGTTGCGGAGCAGCAGCTGACCAATGCCGGCATTCGCACGCTGTTCGACCGTGTGATGTCAGCCGACACCGTCCGCCGGCTCAAGCCCGCGCCCGAGCCCTACCTCGCCGTCGCCGCGGCATTCGACGTCGTCCCCGGCGATGTGCGTTTGGTTGCAGCGCACTCCTGGGACGTGACAGGGGCCCTGCGTGCCGGCTGTAAGGCGGCATTTCTGCAACGTCCCGGTACCGTCCTCAGCCCCATTGGACCGCAGCCCGACATCGTCGCCGACAATCTCGAAGTCCTGGTGGACCTCATCATCGAACGCGATTGCGGTTGA
- a CDS encoding ATP-binding protein, whose product MQPSDLPGWRRGAELTGRRLECSALDRLIRDVRSGSSQALVVHGEPGVGKTALLEYVAVQALGCRVIRAAGIQSEMELVFAGLHQLCAPVLDLLDNLPAPQRAALRTAFGLSAGPPPDLFLVGLAVLGLLSEAAEQQPLICLVDDVQWLDRASAQVLAFVARRLGAEAIGLLFTARAGSTSLGGVPELALSGLQEADARTLLSALLNSPLDARVRDQIIFEARGNPLALLELVRGLSPTEFAGGFGLPSAAPPSSDLEESFLQRVAALPDRTRTLLLVAAADPSGDPALVWRAASWLGIAPNAATPAADADLADFGTRVRFRHPLARAAAYHGSTIQQRQAAHRALAEATDQAHDPDRRAWHRAQAAPGADEDVATELERSAGRARARGGLAAASAFLKQAATRTLDPVKRAGRAVAAAQAEIQAGSFDAAQDLLSMIEPGPLTASQRASVDVVRAQLAFNTSRGGDAPVLLLKAAKQLESIDVALSRATYLDALSASVFAGRLASPGGHVPEAGRAASAAPRSPHPPTSVDLLLDGMACGLYHGYAAGVPPLTAALEAFGTNMTAEEELRWMWLAGITAIRLWDDARWNQVSIRYVQLARRTGALSELPLALTQRTFTLLFAGDLPGAASLIDELHVVQEATRSGLAPYGAMILAALRGDEDQVVSLADTALRDVTARGEGIGINFAECSKALLYNGLGRYDLATAAGEISVDYDKDLASHCWSLPELVESAVRSGMTDTAHRAYTRLSEMAEAARSDWVLGVQARCHALLADDEVAESLYQEAIDRCGKTHFRVDLARAHLLYGEWLRRRRRRIDAREQLTLANAMLEEMGMTAFAARAGRELRAAGGRTHGRAVPTQSQGLTAQEEQIARMARDGLSNPEIGTRLFISARTVQYHLRKIFTKLGITSRSQLESVLPGAPSRL is encoded by the coding sequence GTGCAGCCTTCCGACTTGCCCGGCTGGAGACGCGGGGCAGAACTGACAGGCCGGCGCCTCGAATGCAGCGCGCTGGACCGTCTGATCAGGGATGTTCGTTCGGGCAGCAGCCAGGCACTGGTCGTGCACGGGGAACCTGGTGTCGGCAAGACGGCACTGCTGGAGTACGTCGCGGTGCAGGCCCTCGGGTGCCGTGTCATTCGTGCCGCAGGCATCCAGTCGGAGATGGAACTCGTCTTCGCCGGCCTCCACCAGCTGTGCGCGCCCGTACTGGATCTCCTCGACAACCTTCCCGCGCCGCAGCGGGCCGCGCTTCGAACGGCATTCGGACTGAGCGCAGGGCCGCCTCCCGACCTCTTCCTGGTGGGGCTGGCGGTGCTGGGTCTGCTGTCGGAAGCCGCCGAGCAGCAACCCCTGATCTGCCTCGTCGACGACGTGCAGTGGCTGGACCGGGCCTCGGCGCAGGTTCTCGCATTCGTCGCCCGCCGATTGGGCGCGGAGGCGATCGGTCTGCTCTTCACGGCCCGAGCGGGCAGCACCAGTTTGGGCGGTGTACCCGAACTGGCTCTCTCCGGCTTGCAGGAAGCAGACGCGCGAACGCTGTTGAGCGCGCTCCTGAACAGCCCCCTCGACGCGCGTGTGCGAGACCAGATCATCTTCGAAGCCCGGGGCAACCCGCTGGCGCTCCTGGAACTCGTCCGAGGACTCTCACCGACCGAGTTCGCCGGAGGGTTCGGACTTCCCAGCGCGGCACCGCCGTCCAGCGATCTGGAGGAAAGCTTCCTTCAACGCGTCGCGGCCTTGCCCGACCGGACCCGCACTCTGCTGCTCGTCGCGGCCGCTGATCCGTCCGGTGATCCGGCATTGGTGTGGCGGGCGGCCAGTTGGCTGGGCATCGCGCCCAACGCCGCGACCCCCGCAGCGGACGCGGACCTCGCCGACTTCGGAACACGCGTGCGCTTCCGCCACCCCTTGGCCCGTGCCGCCGCCTACCACGGCTCTACGATCCAGCAGCGACAAGCGGCCCACCGAGCACTGGCCGAAGCCACAGATCAGGCCCATGACCCCGATCGGCGTGCGTGGCACCGTGCGCAAGCCGCGCCGGGAGCCGACGAGGACGTCGCCACGGAGCTGGAGCGCTCGGCCGGCCGCGCCCGGGCCCGCGGTGGCCTTGCAGCGGCGTCCGCCTTCCTGAAGCAGGCGGCCACACGCACCCTCGATCCCGTCAAACGAGCCGGCAGAGCTGTTGCTGCCGCGCAAGCGGAGATCCAGGCGGGCTCCTTCGACGCGGCCCAGGACCTGTTGTCCATGATCGAGCCGGGGCCGCTGACCGCGTCCCAGCGGGCAAGCGTCGACGTGGTCCGCGCCCAGCTGGCCTTCAACACCAGCCGCGGCGGGGATGCTCCGGTCCTGCTCCTCAAGGCCGCGAAGCAACTGGAGTCGATCGACGTGGCGCTCTCCCGCGCCACCTACCTGGACGCACTCTCCGCATCGGTGTTCGCCGGCCGCCTCGCCAGCCCTGGAGGCCATGTGCCGGAGGCAGGCCGAGCCGCGAGCGCCGCACCCCGTTCCCCCCACCCCCCGACTTCGGTCGACTTGCTGCTCGACGGCATGGCTTGCGGGCTGTACCACGGCTACGCGGCCGGAGTTCCGCCGCTCACCGCAGCGCTCGAAGCGTTCGGAACCAACATGACGGCCGAGGAGGAACTGCGCTGGATGTGGCTCGCCGGCATCACGGCGATCCGTCTGTGGGACGACGCCCGCTGGAACCAGGTGTCCATCCGATATGTCCAGCTCGCTCGTCGAACCGGTGCGCTCAGCGAACTTCCTCTCGCCCTGACCCAACGGACCTTCACACTGCTGTTCGCCGGCGACCTGCCCGGCGCGGCCTCCCTGATCGACGAATTGCACGTGGTCCAGGAAGCCACCAGAAGCGGCCTCGCCCCTTACGGTGCGATGATCCTCGCCGCCCTGCGCGGCGACGAGGACCAGGTCGTCTCCCTGGCCGATACCGCGCTCAGGGACGTGACCGCCCGTGGCGAGGGCATCGGCATCAATTTCGCCGAGTGCTCCAAGGCGCTGCTCTACAACGGGTTGGGCAGATACGACCTGGCGACGGCAGCGGGCGAGATCTCCGTCGACTACGACAAAGACCTGGCCTCCCACTGCTGGTCCCTGCCCGAACTGGTCGAATCGGCCGTACGCAGCGGGATGACCGACACAGCTCACCGGGCCTACACCCGGCTGTCGGAGATGGCGGAAGCCGCGCGCAGCGACTGGGTACTCGGAGTGCAAGCACGCTGCCACGCACTGCTCGCCGATGACGAGGTCGCCGAGAGCCTGTACCAAGAGGCCATCGACCGCTGCGGCAAGACACACTTCCGGGTCGACCTCGCTCGCGCCCACCTCCTGTACGGGGAGTGGCTGCGCCGCCGACGCCGCCGGATCGACGCGCGCGAACAACTCACCCTCGCGAACGCCATGCTGGAGGAGATGGGCATGACGGCATTCGCCGCGCGAGCCGGCCGCGAACTGCGCGCGGCAGGCGGGCGCACACACGGGCGTGCCGTCCCCACCCAAAGCCAGGGCCTGACCGCGCAAGAGGAGCAGATCGCCCGCATGGCTCGCGACGGACTCTCCAACCCCGAGATCGGAACCCGGCTCTTCATCAGCGCGCGGACGGTGCAGTACCACTTGCGCAAGATCTTCACCAAGCTGGGAATCACCTCGCGCAGCCAGCTCGAAAGCGTTCTGCCGGGTGCACCGTCCCGGCTCTGA
- a CDS encoding alpha/beta fold hydrolase, with translation MATIHHRYATVRGQKLFYQEAGPPDAPVIVLLHGFPTSSFMFRNLIPLLADRYRVIAPDHLGFGLSDAPSVDDFDYTFEALTELTAGLLDQLGVTQYAMYVQDYGAPIGWRLALANPAAVTAIISQNGNGYEAGFAEDFWKPVRAYWAEQNSETEKALRQALTLEVTRWQYVNGVGDESLVSPDTWYHDFALLSRPGNDLVQLRLFADYANNLTLYPKLHAYLRESQVPVLAVWGRNDEIFVPEGALAFADDVDDAEIYLLSGGHFLLESHLDAAAGAIRGFLGRMLS, from the coding sequence ATGGCGACCATCCACCATCGTTACGCAACTGTTCGTGGGCAGAAGCTCTTCTACCAGGAGGCCGGTCCGCCGGACGCACCCGTCATCGTCCTGCTGCACGGCTTCCCCACCAGCTCGTTCATGTTCCGCAATCTGATACCGCTGCTCGCGGACCGGTACCGGGTCATCGCTCCGGATCATCTGGGTTTCGGCCTGTCGGACGCGCCGTCCGTAGACGACTTCGACTACACCTTCGAAGCACTCACGGAGCTGACGGCCGGCCTCCTCGATCAGCTGGGTGTGACCCAGTACGCCATGTATGTGCAGGACTACGGAGCGCCGATCGGCTGGCGGCTGGCATTGGCGAACCCGGCGGCCGTGACCGCGATCATCAGCCAGAACGGCAACGGATACGAGGCAGGCTTCGCGGAGGATTTCTGGAAGCCGGTTCGCGCCTACTGGGCCGAGCAGAACTCGGAGACGGAGAAGGCGCTGCGTCAGGCGCTGACGCTCGAGGTCACGCGGTGGCAGTACGTGAACGGCGTCGGAGACGAGAGCCTGGTCAGCCCGGACACCTGGTACCACGACTTCGCGCTGCTGTCGCGGCCCGGCAATGATCTGGTGCAGCTTCGGCTGTTCGCCGACTACGCCAACAACCTCACGCTGTACCCCAAGCTGCACGCCTATCTGCGGGAGAGCCAGGTGCCCGTGCTCGCGGTATGGGGCCGCAACGACGAGATCTTCGTTCCCGAAGGGGCCCTCGCCTTCGCCGACGACGTGGACGACGCTGAGATCTACCTGCTCAGCGGCGGTCATTTCCTGCTCGAGAGCCACCTCGATGCCGCTGCCGGCGCCATCCGCGGGTTCCTCGGGCGGATGCTGTCATGA
- a CDS encoding SDR family oxidoreductase, which yields MSGPLRGQVVLVVGRGGGIARAVAVAARDAGARVVAAGRNRDALDEVYSGEPDISADTVDLTDEVSIAALGTRLGKVDHVVSTASARARGRLADLDRDAVRLSFDTKVIGPLMLAKHLAPRMRKGGSFTLFSGVAAVKITAGTMGVAITNGAADVLARSLALEMAPVRVNAVSPGVVDTGAWDALGEEGKEGYFTEMGARNPARRIGRPNDIANAVLFAMTSDFMTGATLHIDGGEPLT from the coding sequence ATGAGCGGCCCACTGCGGGGCCAGGTCGTGCTCGTCGTCGGGCGCGGAGGCGGAATCGCGCGAGCCGTCGCCGTAGCCGCGCGCGACGCGGGTGCACGAGTCGTCGCCGCCGGCCGCAACCGCGACGCCTTGGACGAGGTCTACTCGGGGGAGCCCGACATCAGTGCCGACACGGTCGACCTCACCGACGAAGTCTCCATCGCCGCACTCGGTACGAGGCTCGGCAAGGTCGACCACGTGGTGTCCACGGCCTCGGCCCGAGCGCGCGGCCGGCTGGCCGACCTGGACCGGGATGCGGTGCGTCTGTCGTTCGACACCAAAGTGATCGGTCCGCTGATGCTGGCCAAGCATCTCGCACCACGGATGCGGAAGGGCGGGTCGTTCACCCTGTTCTCCGGCGTCGCCGCGGTGAAGATCACCGCGGGGACCATGGGCGTGGCGATCACCAATGGGGCCGCCGACGTCCTGGCCCGCTCACTGGCTCTGGAGATGGCACCCGTCCGTGTCAACGCCGTCTCCCCCGGCGTGGTGGACACCGGGGCCTGGGATGCCCTCGGTGAGGAGGGCAAGGAGGGCTACTTCACCGAGATGGGAGCCCGCAACCCCGCACGCCGCATCGGCCGGCCCAATGACATCGCCAATGCTGTCCTGTTCGCCATGACCAGCGACTTCATGACCGGCGCGACGCTGCACATCGACGGCGGCGAACCACTCACCTGA
- a CDS encoding DUF427 domain-containing protein → MGRFLIPQPLPERILFAEPLRRRMRVKFGGAWIVDSEDVVLLHEPGRYPVAYFLLTDVAADVLEQAEHTTRHRDLGATSWYTVRAGGQSKQRAAWQHVDLPDHAEDLKGRIAFAWRAMDGFFEEDERIVGHAADAYHRIDIRSTSRHLVVRVGDQVVADSKRPLVLYESGFAPRWYVPRDDVDEAALTKAEGQTFCPYKGLASYYDIGGGKRAAWSYEDAWDEVRRVSGMVSFEPDEVEVFLDGVRLRLEPGQNVVSHGVDRNLDLDETRAPGK, encoded by the coding sequence GTGGGCCGGTTCCTGATCCCGCAGCCGCTGCCCGAGCGGATCCTGTTCGCCGAGCCGCTTCGCCGGCGCATGCGGGTCAAGTTCGGCGGCGCCTGGATCGTCGACAGCGAGGATGTCGTGCTGCTGCACGAGCCGGGCCGCTACCCCGTTGCGTACTTCCTGCTCACCGATGTCGCCGCAGACGTCCTTGAGCAGGCCGAGCACACGACCCGGCATCGCGACCTCGGTGCCACGTCCTGGTACACCGTCCGCGCCGGCGGCCAGAGCAAGCAGCGGGCCGCCTGGCAGCATGTGGATCTACCCGACCACGCGGAGGACCTGAAGGGGCGCATCGCATTCGCCTGGCGGGCGATGGACGGCTTCTTCGAGGAGGACGAGCGGATCGTCGGTCACGCGGCGGATGCCTATCACCGCATCGACATCCGCTCCACCAGTCGGCACCTCGTGGTCCGCGTCGGCGATCAGGTCGTTGCCGACAGCAAGCGTCCCCTGGTCCTGTACGAGTCCGGATTCGCGCCCCGCTGGTACGTCCCGCGTGACGACGTCGACGAGGCGGCCCTGACCAAGGCCGAGGGTCAGACGTTCTGCCCGTACAAGGGCCTGGCCAGCTACTACGACATCGGCGGCGGGAAACGTGCCGCGTGGTCGTACGAGGACGCCTGGGACGAGGTGCGCCGCGTGTCGGGGATGGTGTCCTTCGAGCCGGACGAGGTCGAGGTCTTCCTCGACGGTGTGCGGCTGAGGCTTGAGCCCGGGCAGAACGTGGTCTCGCATGGCGTGGACCGCAATCTCGACCTCGATGAGACCCGTGCCCCGGGGAAGTGA
- a CDS encoding MOSC and FAD-binding oxidoreductase domain-containing protein, with amino-acid sequence MPSLLSVNVGMPTNVPWQGRTIYTGVWKYPVHGPVMARRLNLDGDGQGDTAGHGGEQRAVLVYQIDSYRYWQRHLGRDDLEYGQFGENLTVDGLADDEVCIGDRYRIGEAEFEVTQPRVTCYRVGLRMGEPSLPALLVSHHRPGFYMRVLREGRIQAGEDVIKIASGPGELSVAEADALLYLPDRDIEKLHRAVRIPAMSPGWLSSFRGLLAAAEHEGTAAETGKGEPAWEGFKGLRVAAVVQETATVRSIQLAAPDGSRLPPARGGQHLTLRVPGAGDPAPIRSYSLSSATGDGRYRISVKHEPRGLASTYLTTKLRPGALVDVAAPRGDFVLHPGTAPVLLVSAGIGLTPVLAMLHELSASRSEREVWWIHSARSAQEHPLAAEAHALVGSLPHAREFIFYSAAAPTSKTAGGGIVHGRLSKEAVIALGVPHDATAYVCGPASFMTDAKDALSAAGVDPSAVHTELFGAMSAITPGLREHSGRRPHQPPGPPDTGPVVTFARSGISTPFPETGSSLLELAEACDVPVRWSCRTGVCHTCVTSLLTGDVAYGTTPLEAPADGEVLICCARPDSDVVLDM; translated from the coding sequence ATGCCGTCTTTGCTGTCGGTGAATGTCGGGATGCCCACGAACGTGCCGTGGCAGGGGCGGACCATCTACACCGGTGTCTGGAAGTACCCGGTGCACGGGCCGGTCATGGCGCGGCGCCTCAACCTCGACGGGGACGGCCAGGGGGATACGGCCGGCCACGGCGGAGAACAGCGGGCAGTCCTCGTCTACCAGATCGACTCCTACCGGTACTGGCAACGCCACTTGGGCCGGGACGACCTGGAGTACGGCCAGTTCGGTGAGAACCTCACCGTCGACGGTCTCGCGGACGACGAGGTCTGCATCGGCGACCGATACCGCATCGGCGAGGCCGAGTTCGAGGTCACCCAGCCACGCGTCACCTGCTACCGGGTGGGGCTGCGCATGGGAGAGCCCTCGCTGCCCGCGCTCTTGGTGAGCCACCACCGTCCTGGCTTCTACATGCGCGTCCTTCGAGAGGGCCGCATCCAGGCCGGCGAAGACGTCATCAAGATCGCTTCCGGGCCGGGCGAGCTGAGCGTGGCGGAGGCGGATGCGTTGCTGTACCTGCCCGACCGGGACATCGAGAAGCTGCACCGCGCTGTGCGGATTCCCGCGATGAGCCCTGGCTGGCTGAGCTCCTTCCGGGGACTGCTCGCGGCGGCGGAGCACGAGGGCACGGCGGCAGAGACCGGGAAGGGCGAACCGGCCTGGGAGGGATTCAAGGGCTTGAGGGTCGCCGCGGTGGTTCAGGAGACCGCCACGGTTCGCTCGATCCAGTTGGCCGCCCCGGACGGCTCGCGACTTCCTCCCGCTCGCGGTGGACAGCACCTGACGCTCCGCGTTCCCGGGGCCGGAGATCCTGCGCCGATACGCAGCTACTCTCTGTCGTCGGCCACCGGAGACGGCCGCTACCGCATCAGCGTGAAGCACGAGCCCCGCGGCCTCGCCAGTACGTATCTGACGACCAAGCTTCGGCCAGGGGCATTGGTCGACGTCGCGGCGCCCCGGGGGGACTTCGTGCTCCATCCGGGCACGGCTCCCGTTCTTCTCGTCTCTGCCGGCATCGGGCTGACTCCGGTGCTGGCGATGCTGCACGAACTGTCGGCATCCCGCAGCGAGCGTGAGGTCTGGTGGATCCACAGTGCCCGCAGCGCGCAGGAACACCCGCTGGCGGCCGAGGCGCACGCCCTGGTCGGCTCGCTGCCACACGCCCGGGAGTTCATCTTCTACAGCGCTGCTGCGCCCACTTCGAAGACGGCCGGGGGTGGCATCGTCCATGGCCGCCTCAGCAAGGAGGCCGTGATCGCTCTGGGGGTGCCGCACGACGCCACCGCGTATGTCTGCGGGCCTGCCTCCTTCATGACCGATGCGAAGGACGCCCTGTCCGCCGCCGGCGTCGATCCGTCCGCGGTCCATACGGAGCTCTTCGGCGCGATGAGTGCGATCACCCCCGGCCTACGGGAGCACAGTGGCCGGCGGCCCCACCAGCCGCCCGGGCCGCCGGATACCGGTCCCGTGGTGACCTTCGCCCGCAGCGGCATCTCCACGCCGTTCCCCGAGACCGGCAGCAGCCTGCTCGAGCTCGCCGAGGCATGCGATGTCCCGGTGCGCTGGAGTTGTCGTACAGGGGTCTGCCACACCTGCGTGACATCCCTTCTGACGGGCGACGTCGCCTACGGGACCACTCCGCTGGAGGCTCCCGCCGACGGGGAAGTGCTCATCTGCTGCGCCCGGCCCGACTCCGATGTCGTCCTGGACATGTGA
- a CDS encoding VOC family protein — MDYKLEVVTLPVSDVDRALAFYTEKAGFDLDVDYHPTGAFRVVQLTPPGSGCSVQIGSGLTDAPAGTARCTYLAVTDLEAAHRELTERGARVSGIRHKAPLDDWKGDWESGLHPQRRDYASVADFADPDGNTWILQEIGYR; from the coding sequence ATGGACTACAAGCTCGAAGTTGTCACCCTCCCGGTCAGCGACGTCGACCGGGCGCTCGCCTTCTACACCGAGAAGGCCGGGTTCGACCTGGACGTCGACTACCACCCCACCGGCGCCTTCCGTGTCGTCCAGTTGACACCACCCGGTTCGGGCTGCTCGGTCCAGATCGGCAGTGGACTCACCGACGCGCCTGCCGGGACAGCGCGCTGCACTTATCTGGCCGTGACCGACCTGGAAGCCGCCCACCGTGAGCTCACCGAGCGAGGTGCGAGGGTGAGCGGCATTCGCCACAAGGCACCGCTCGATGACTGGAAGGGCGACTGGGAGTCCGGGCTGCACCCGCAGCGGCGCGACTACGCGAGCGTCGCCGACTTCGCTGATCCCGACGGCAACACGTGGATTCTGCAGGAAATCGGATACCGCTGA
- a CDS encoding LysR family transcriptional regulator, with product MTTLRALQCLVAPVDTGSVTKAAAVLHLAQPALSHQIAGLERELSTPVVERRARGVRVTAAGLAAAKEARVALRAAARAVEAGSQTGEGRVGRLRLACAETMTVWLLVPILGRWIRERPDVQFVERHQVALRPVIRTRSPRTAVQLAGAGMGVTVAPVSALMARPAGVVRRLEPAVQRSVVAITETPSDALVSHFMADLHRNGLPVVDLSA from the coding sequence ATGACTACGTTGAGGGCGCTCCAGTGCCTGGTGGCGCCTGTCGACACGGGGTCGGTGACGAAGGCGGCCGCCGTGCTGCACTTGGCGCAGCCCGCTCTGTCGCACCAGATCGCCGGTCTGGAGCGTGAGTTGAGTACCCCGGTGGTCGAACGTCGGGCTCGCGGAGTGCGGGTGACGGCGGCAGGGCTCGCTGCCGCGAAGGAGGCCCGCGTCGCCCTCAGAGCCGCCGCCCGAGCGGTGGAGGCCGGCAGCCAAACGGGCGAGGGCAGGGTGGGACGGCTCAGGCTCGCCTGTGCGGAGACCATGACGGTGTGGCTGCTGGTGCCGATTCTGGGGCGCTGGATCCGGGAGCGGCCTGATGTCCAGTTTGTCGAGCGTCATCAGGTCGCGCTCAGGCCGGTGATTCGCACCCGCAGTCCGCGCACGGCCGTCCAACTCGCCGGCGCCGGCATGGGGGTGACGGTCGCCCCGGTCTCGGCTCTGATGGCCCGGCCGGCCGGTGTGGTGCGACGCCTGGAACCGGCCGTACAGCGCAGCGTCGTAGCGATCACGGAAACGCCATCGGATGCGTTGGTGTCTCACTTCATGGCCGATCTGCACCGCAACGGGCTGCCCGTGGTGGACCTTTCGGCCTGA
- a CDS encoding CGNR zinc finger domain-containing protein, whose translation MVIDTVREDALLDLLNTTPVVRGVVDDALAGPQGRQWALQHGGTGTTAELTILTSARDALQRVVRGAATPEDLRELLQDVSSTPQIKGGKLVWSLRVPDDRRLPVDMILAWAGVQETRPGRLRPCENPECRRFLLDRSKPNTARWCSMSECGNRMKARRHYQRVKDNISR comes from the coding sequence ATGGTGATCGACACAGTCCGCGAGGACGCACTGCTGGACCTGCTCAACACGACGCCGGTCGTGCGCGGCGTCGTGGACGATGCACTGGCAGGGCCGCAAGGGCGACAGTGGGCCCTTCAGCACGGTGGTACGGGAACCACGGCCGAACTGACCATCCTCACCAGCGCGAGAGACGCTCTCCAGAGAGTGGTCCGCGGGGCGGCAACCCCGGAGGATCTCCGAGAACTGCTGCAGGACGTTTCCAGCACCCCGCAGATCAAGGGTGGCAAGCTCGTGTGGTCTCTCCGGGTGCCCGACGACCGGCGTCTGCCCGTGGACATGATCCTGGCGTGGGCCGGCGTCCAGGAGACGAGGCCTGGACGGCTGCGACCTTGTGAGAACCCGGAGTGCCGGCGGTTTCTCCTGGATCGCAGCAAGCCCAACACCGCCCGCTGGTGCTCCATGAGCGAGTGCGGAAACCGTATGAAGGCCCGGCGGCACTACCAGCGCGTCAAGGACAACATCTCACGCTGA